Proteins co-encoded in one Aspergillus luchuensis IFO 4308 DNA, chromosome 6, nearly complete sequence genomic window:
- a CDS encoding sulfotransferase family protein (COG:S;~EggNog:ENOG410PW90;~InterPro:IPR040632,IPR027417;~PFAM:PF17784;~TransMembrane:1 (o240-260i);~antiSMASH:Cluster_6.5), with protein MGQSPSTPQPGTKLSVIGAGLPRTGTASFSAALAILLNGPVYHGGTQTTTGPPEEITTWMKAMRLILNDNAPDRQQALALIDRQLDGYAAITDAPGTQLVPELMEIYPDAKVICTVRDPVAWVKSMAQVEGLVRSSWFLRVIMLPIPGMRHFMDYLALVALQWRRIYGRNGGPGGAYHKHIEWLKEVVPEERLVFIDVRDGWEPLCRALGMEVPKDIPFPRINDSEAITQTVRQHVRRGLIRWVGLFAVVGGVSFGMYFLRR; from the coding sequence ATGGGCCAATCTCCCTCGACCCCCCAACCCGGCACCAAACTCAGCGTCATCGGCGCAGGCCTCCCCCGAACCGGCACAGCATCCTTCAGCGCcgccctcgccatcctcctcaacgGCCCAGTCTACCACGGCGGCACGCAAACAACGACAGGCCCACCGGAAGAAATTACCACATGGATGAAAGCCAtgcgcctcatcctcaacgACAACGCCCCTGACCGACAGCAAGCCCTCGCCCTCATAGACCGGCAATTAGACGGCTACGCCGCCATCACAGACGCCCCGGGTACCCAACTCGTCCCAGAACTAATGGAAATCTACCCCGACGCCAAGGTCATCTGCACCGTTCGCGACCCGGTAGCGTGGGTGAAGAGCATGGCACAAGTGGAAGGTCTGGTGCGATCATCGTGGTTTCTGCGCGTTATAATGCTGCCGATTCCTGGAATGAGGCATTTTATGGATTATCTGGCGTTGGTTGCTTTGCAATGGCGAAGGATATATGGGAGGAATGGGGGTCCGGGTGGTGCCTATCATAAGCATATTGAGTGGTTGAAGGAGGTGGTTCCAGAGGAGAGGTTGGTGTTTATTGATGTTAGGGATGGGTGGGAGCCGTTGTGCAGGGcgctggggatggaggtgccGAAGGATATACCATTTCCGAGGATTAACGATTCCGAGGCGATCACTCAGACTGTGAGACAACATGTTCGTCGGGGGTTGATTCGGTGGGTGGGTCTGTTTGCTGTGGTTGGTGGCGTGTCATTTGGGATGTATTTTCTGCGGAGGTGA
- a CDS encoding putative secondary metabolism biosynthetic enzyme (COG:I;~EggNog:ENOG410PW3B;~InterPro:IPR029058,IPR001031;~antiSMASH:Cluster_6.5;~go_function: GO:0016788 - hydrolase activity, acting on ester bonds [Evidence IEA];~go_process: GO:0009058 - biosynthetic process [Evidence IEA]), with the protein MEEIKWRQPAGPYLIGGYSLGGVVAFEAARQLVETGEIVDRLVLIDSASPSRVHSFPDELVQFLDTIDATNNHKNSAQGTVGSSAHFMLSREQLPQYSVRPLRGLQEGLIRDVVLFSAREAVEKQETVPRPKVGSDEQSAVEWFLDDRVDDGALGWEDLLDNVRVIRVEGNLFLLMDASKVSCLLPYI; encoded by the coding sequence ATGGAGGAGATAAAATGGCGACAGCCGGCGGGACCGTATCTCATTGGGGGTTACTCGCTGGGCGGGGTGGTGGCCTTCGAGGCAGCGCGCCAGCTGGTGGAAACAGGTGAAATCGTGGACCGGCTGGTCTTGATTGACTCGGCGAGCCCGAGTAGGGTGCACTCATTTCCTGATGAACTGGTGCAGTTTCTGGATACAATTGACGCGACCAATAACCACAAAAATAGTGCCCAGGGAACCGTGGGCAGCAGCGCCCACTTCATGTTATCTCGGGAACAGCTGCCCCAGTACAGCGTGCGCCCGCTGCGGGGGTTGCAAGAGGGCCTCATCCGAGACGTGGTTCTCTTTTCAGCGCGCGAGGCGGTCGAAAAGCAAGAGACCGTGCCTCGACCGAAGGTGGGAAGCGACGAGCAAAGCGCTGTGGAATGGTTTCTGGATGATCGGGTCGATGACGGGGCGCTGGGGTGGGAAGATTTACTGGATAATGTGCGAGTGATCCGCGTTGAGGGGAATCTGTTTTTGTTGATGGATGCGTCGAAAGTGAGTTGCCTCCTTCcttatatatag